The Amblyomma americanum isolate KBUSLIRL-KWMA unplaced genomic scaffold, ASM5285725v1 scaffold_127, whole genome shotgun sequence DNA window TTTCCTTCGTGGCATTTTTTTGCTCCCTtagctgtttttcttttattgttttattgCCGTTGTTCATTTAGAttctgttgcatttttttttgaaaaagggGGGTCTGTTCTTGCATTCTTTTCAACTCAGTATGGTTACTAACCCGCTTCTCTCCTACCTGTAGGTGACAGCCTCCATGGCtagacaagagctgtttgaagACTAAGCGCGCCACCTTCCCACCCTCCTCACTCCACTCCCCACCGTAACCCCAGTCCATCCTCCTTAGAGTGAAGGGCCTATATAACCCCTGCCAATGATGACCGCACTTGacctgacaaagacaagtcctcttgttggaacgctggtcgctggactgaggctctctcttcactttatttttttatgatttcAATCTGCTGTACTTCATATCTGCCATTATGAAAGAGGAACCAATGCACTACTGCCACATATTTAGCAGCCATTGCTGTCTTCCAAAAAATATTAGTAGCGACAGACTGTGGTGAACACACCATAAACTATAAGACAGTATCTGCATGATCCTAAAAGCTTTATCCTTCTGCATTTCTCGACAATTTGTAGGTTAGCATAAATAGATTTGAAGTCCAACGGTctcaccgaacggtttaaccggacatttgttgacatgctcaccatgtatatcagtcctgaccattccaactgggaccttgTCCTTCCTTTCGTCACCTACGCATATAATACTGCCGTCCAGTCCACCACCAGACATTCtccattcttcttttcttttattactaTTTCAAATGGAGTGAAATTGTAATTTCATTCCCATGCTCCTCATTCTGTAGCATGGTCTCTACTGCCCACTTGATTCACATTCTTACTGGCGAGGTGTATGCTGACTTGCAGAAGCTTCGCAAATAAATTAGCATCTGTGTGTTTTTATCTCTGGTTTTGCCAACCATGAATGAAAATTTATTTCATGAATGTTCTAGGCATTTGCACAAACTCTGGAAGGAGGTACAAATAACTGCAAATTAGAGGAATGACTTGTGTGCTTAGCTATTTAGGCTTTATAATGTGTACTTACCTCAGCAAGTATAAGGGTGCTTGAATCCTGTATAACTGCCATCAGCAGAAAGATATTTTTTTCTTACAGCACTGAGCACGCAGCTCGGCAGGATTTCTCTCTTGTGCCTGCCCAGTCTTTTCCACACAAGGTAGACAAATTGTCGATATGCAGCATACCTCATCCTCCTAAAATAAAGAATGCATGTCAATAAAACTGACCCAGCTACCACATGTGCTCCTCACTTGTTCACAGAGCCCCTGTCGTTTCTTGATGCCCTGGATTCCTGCCGTGCCAGTGCAACTTCAAGGACTGCTTTGTTGAGGCATACgtctttgaatttttttgttgttgtgatgCACCGCGCCCGCTTCTGCTTTCCAGTAATTTCGGGGACCTCTTGACAACATAGGCAGTCTTCTTTTTCAGTCATTACTGCGCAGTGTTTGCAGGAACACCTGAAGAGGAAGGTAAAACGCTTCGGTAATGCTTCAGTGCCAAGCCTGTAGGCAAGAAGTCTAAAATCGTACTATGCATTAGTAAAGTTTGCCGGTGGTTTTCAAAACTGAATGCACCGCTTGAAAGCACCTCGATGAAtgcgacttgcaggcgaagcgatttagtgagaaacgaagaacttttatacaggctatttacaaaTGGGTACAagagtcagtatacggccacaactgcCCGCGGCCGACTTAGGGAGTAGCTAGAGACAACCTGCCACGAGCGCAGCCCCCTTCGCCGGTCCACCCTCAAGATGTCCGCGCCCCTTTTCACGCGTAAAAATAAATTGCTAACTGCAGCTCGTCAGTTTGAACGAGTCGGAAAGCTCAAAACTGATGTCAACGTCTTTCCCTTATACCAGAATTCCTCCCCAGGCGGCTGCACCGTCCCTCGCCCAGGGGACGggcccaaggtcgaggccggcagagagCCCCGCCGTCTGGGGTGGCGAGGGAAGCCGCAAGCGCGAACGGGGAGATAGACCTAAGTGCATGGAAGCTCAAACTGGTCCTCCCCTTCTAACGACGTGcagcaaagcaaaataaaacagGACGCGCAGCATAGGTCACTGCCCCGTCGCGGAGTGTTCGCAACAGATGTGCCAAAAAGATGCGCCAGCGCGCCGAAACCTACAGCATTACTCTGAAGATATGAAAAACAAACGTGCACATGCTGAATAATTTGCGTATACTGGAAGAATGCATGTTAAAAACGGACTGTCGCACGCCGATCAGGCTATCGTACAGCACGCGCAAATACTGCGGTAGCAGCCTGTTCCTTGAATTTATTTGTCGATAAATTGCATTTACAACCGGGATAATGTGTTCTGCCAGCGCGCTCAAACACTAACCGTGTTCTATACCTACACTACACCTGCGTATTCCTCGCGACCAAATGCAATAAAGAAATGCCGCACTGAGCCACTCGCGCTGTAGGGCCTCGTCAGCAGCAACGCCGCATCAATAAACAGCATCTATATGCGCGGGAACCGATTAGCAATCGAGATACTTACCAGTTCACATTTCCCACGCGTAAAAATGCCTCGTCGCTTTCGCTGGCGGCCAACGACGAACTGTCGCTCGACGGGGGCGCAGTAGAACTCCCTTGCGGGGATGCGTCAGGCTCAAAAAGGTAAGGAGAAGCACCGAGCTGAACTGTGGAATGAAAGCCTTCCATAAGGATAACCCCGATGTTCACGTGCGAGCCAAAAGTGTCTTGTAATCGCTTATACAACACCGCGAAGAGCTGCAATCGGCACGCAACGCAGCCTACGCAGCACTGCAGCCATATCGGCCGCTTCGCCGGTCCTCGAAGTGTCGTCACGTCTTCTTGGCCAATCAGAGGCGGCGGCGCGACCCGCGATGTGCCCCGAGGCGCCGGCTGCGTATTTCTGCTAAAAACGACAACTAGCGCTTGTTTTTACCAAATTTCAGTTCTCTATTCGAGTTCGCAGCATTAAAAACTGTAAGGTGCCGCCGCAAGCCCGATTtttgcaaaaagtgcttcagtctccctttaaaacaacgaaacagcctgttttagaccgaaacgagttaaatctgaacacatcggttttacaagtgtctgtgtgatacgagtcaaaactttttctcctgtaactgcgcgaaaagcatgtattcttgcttaaaacaacgaaacaacctgttttagaccaaaacgagttaaatctgaacacatcggttttacaagtgtctgtgtgatacgactcaaaacttttttctcctataactgcgcgaaaagcatgtattcttgcttaacacaacgaaacaagctgttttagaccgaaacgagttaaatctgaacacatcggttttacaagtgtctgtgtgatacgagtcaaaacgttttctcctgtaactgcgcgaaaagcatgtattcttgcttaaaacaacgaaacaacctgttttagaccgaaacgagttaaatctgaacacatcagttttactagtgtctgtgtgatacgagtcaaaactttttctcctataactgcgcgaaaagcatgtattcgtgcttattacaacgaaacaagctgttttagaccgaaacgagctaaatctgaagacatcggttttacaagtggccatgtgatacgcgtcaaaactttttctccgctaactgcgcgaaaagcatgtattcttgcttataccaacgaaacaagctgttttagaccgaaacgagttaaatctgaacacatcggttttacaagtgtctgtgtgatacgagtcaaaactttttctcttataactgcgcgaaaagcatgtattcgtgcttaatacaacgaaacaagatattttagaccgaaacaagctaaatctgaagacatcggttttacaagtgtccatgtgatacgcgtcaaaactttttctcctgtaacagcgcgaaaagcatgtattcttgcttataacaacgaaacaagctgttttagaccgaaacgagttaaatctgaacacatcggttttacaagtggctgtgtgatacgtcaaaactttttctcttataactgcgcggaaagcatgtattcgtgcttattacaacgagacaagctgttttagaccgaaacgagttaaatctgaacacatcggttttacaagtgtctgtgtgatacgactcaaaacttttttctcctataactgcgcgaaaagcatgtattcttgcttagcacaacgaaacaagctgttttagaccgaaacgagttaaatctgaacacatcggttttacaagtgtctgtgtgatacgagtcaaaacgttttctcctgtaactgcgcgaaaagcatctattcttgcttaaaacaacgaaacagcctgttttagaccgaaacgagttaaatctgaacacatcggttttacaagtgtctgtgtgatacgagtcaaaactttttctcttataactgcgcgaaaagcatgtattcttgcttataacaacgaaacaagctcttttagaccgaaacgagttaaatctgaacacatcggatttacaagtgtctgtgtgatacgagtcaaaactttttctcctgtaactgcgcgaaaagcatgtattcttgcttaacacaacgaaacaagctgttttagaccgaaacgagttaaatctgaacacatcggttttacaagtgtctgtgtgatacgagtcaaaactttttctcctgtaactgcgcgaaaagcatgtattcttgcttaaaacaacgaaacaacctgttttagaccgaaacgagttaaatctgaacacatcggttttacaagtgtctgtgtgatacgagtcaaaactttttctcttataactgcgcgaaaagcatgtattcgtgcttaatacaacga harbors:
- the LOC144112435 gene encoding P2X purinoceptor 7-like, with amino-acid sequence MTEKEDCLCCQEVPEITGKQKRARCITTTKKFKDVCLNKAVLEVALARQESRASRNDRGSVNKRMRYAAYRQFVYLVWKRLGRHKREILPSCVLSAVRKKYLSADGSYTGFKHPYTC